The sequence CTGTTGTTTTATGTCATGTCTGAAAAGACGGTTCAACATTAACGTTTAAATGTTGGAAAGGTGGCTCCTAACGTTTTATCGTTTACCTCTTTAATAACCATGGCTATAAGCTTTGCCTTGAAGTATGGTAGAAAAAAATACTCTTTGGTAGAGATGAAGGGAAGATAGCAACAAGCTCACTGCTGAGATGTAGGATTTTTTTTGTCCTCGACTACCCTAGGTTCAAATCCTGTGTCGGCCACTGCCCATATGGTTTCAGGCCGGCTGTGCTCGTTTCGTCCCTTGTGCGGGAGCTTTGTTTGAGATTTGAGTCGTTGCAGCTAAATCATGGAAGATAGTAATGCCCTGATTTTGCCCTGCAAAAGGAAGAACAAGGCGCAAGTGAAAGCCAAGGTAATGCCAGCTTGACTTGGAACCCAGTTTATTGGTTTTCCTTCACAACTCGATCGCAACCAATGTTAGGATTGCATATGTGAACTCTGAAACCACTAAATTTCCAGGATGGTAAGAAAGCCAAGAAGGAAGACCCAAAGATGAGCAAGACGAAGCTCAAAAAGCTGCAAAAATTGGAGGTGCACCACTTAGCATTGCCAATTGGTATTCTCTTTTTTTCTTCTGTTTTTAGGCATTTACAGCTATGTTGGTTTGGTTGCGTCCaggaggaaaagaaaaagaagctgcTACAAGCTAAAAGCATCGAGGTTTTGCAGTATGCTCCTTAACTTATTCTGTTGCAAATGATGCATGTTTACTTGTTTATCATGCTAGATTTTCTGATGTCACTATACAACACTGATCCCAATTTATAGGAAGCACAAGATCTCAGAGGATGCATATTCACTGCTTCATGCTTCAGGGACTATTGGTCAAGTATGGCAGATCAACCCTACCACACTAAGAATTTAGTTATTTTCTGAATATATACTAGTGCATCATGCTTCAGGGACTATTGGTCAAGTATGGCAGATCAACCCTACCGCACTAAGAATTTAGTTATTTTCTGAATATATACTAGTGCAGTAGTGCATTTGGCCAAATAGCTCTATTCTACTGCAGGCTGAGACTTTGAAAGAAAAACGGAGGCGTGCTGTGCAATTCTCAAAGGCTGGCCTGGATGTTCCTGAAGAACTCTCACTGTTCAAGAAAAGCGGTGGTACGAAAGTTCCTGAAAACAGTGATGTTGGGGAGCAAGTTTCCCCATTAAAGTTTGTTGAGCCAGCACCAATTGTGGATTCTGGTAGAGAATGTAATAACAAAATGAAGGATCTAGTGAAAGCTATTGAATGCCAACCGATTATGGGTTTTGGAGCTGGCATTCCAGAGCCAGAAACTGAAGAGCCTAGTGATGATGCTCATATGTTGACAAATCAGAAAATTCAGTTGTCAATTCCAAGTTGTTCTGGAGCAGAATTAGATTTGCAGGTCATCAATCTGATCCGAACTATATACTTATCTCATTTTCTGCATGCTCATCAATGTTTAGATTATTCAAAAGAATGCTAGTTCCGCCTATCCGTAGTCCTTTCCTGATGCTAGATCAGAACCTGCTATACTTATTTTAATATAATCCATTGATCGTAGTTATTCTTTTTTTGGTAGGGTAAAGAACTAGGACAAGGGCAGCATTCTGTACAGGAGTGCATAAATCCTCCAATTGTTGTACCTGTGTCAAGACTGCATGAAGTTGAGAAGGCAAGGAGGGATCTCCCAATAATAATGATGGAGCAAGAAATAATGGAAGCTATCTATGAAAATTCTGTAGTAATTCTGTGCGGAGAGACTGGCTGCGGTAAAACTACCCAGGTTCCCCAGGTCAGTGTGTGTGCATGCATGATGCTTCTTGAACGTGTATTAAAACTAAGACTTTTGGTGCTGCCTGCTTGTGTTAAAAGGCTAATTGTAGTCAAATCTGTCATTGTTACTTATGCTCTCTATGTTGTACAGTTCCTATACGAAGCTGGCTTCGGCACTAGTGACCGAGCTGATAGAAAAGGGATGATTGGTATCACACAACCACGGCGCGTAGCTGTTCATGCCACAGCTAAGAGGGTTTCCTATGAGTTAGGACTTAAGCTGGGAAGAGAAGTTGGTTTTCAAGTTAGGCATGATAGAAAGGTAGGAAGTGAATGCTCCATCAAGTTCATGACAGATGGTATTTTGCTGCGAGAAATCCAGGTTGTTTATCTATCTACTTATCTCATTTGCTTCTACCAACCTATCTATCTATTATGATACACATTTTTCTTCACTCAAGTTTTTGTTCAATCTGGTCATTTGTGCTTAAAGGAAAGCCTCTAACGAAGTACTGAATTGCAGCGATACGTTTGCAGTCTTCAATATCTTAACTGTAGTGTACTGTAAACTTATCATATCTACTGATCCACATAAACTGTTATAACAATGTCTATTCATGCTGTCCGCAGTTTACTATGTCAGTCAGTTGAATGCTCTATGATTGTGTGATcacagaaatgattctctcataaCTTATTCATAAAGTGATTGGACATCCAGAAATGTATATgtgatttttttttgtttttttgttgGATAGGTAACAGATAATCTAATCCTGTGCATCATCATCTAATTTAGTAACCTTCTGCAGGGTGATTTTCTGTTGAAGCGCTATTCAGTGATCATATTGGATGAGGCACACGAAAGGAGCTTGAACACAGATATACTTATTGGGATGCTTTCTAGAATTATAAAGATTCGCAAGGTTTAAATTAAAACTTTATTTCATATAAATGAAATGAAAAAATATCATTGCTAACCTTTGCACACGACAGGATTTGTATGCAAAGCAGCAGGAAAAATTACGGTCTGGATTTAAGATCAAACCAGAGGATAAGATCAGTCAGTTAAAGGTGGTGCTCATGAGTGCTACTCTGCAGTTAAAGGACTTTATTTCAAATAGAAGGTTGTTTGGCGTGATCCCACCAGCTGTTAAGGTACCTGTGCGGCAGTTTCCAGTATCAGTTCACTTCTCAAAGAGGACACATGATGATTATTTAGGGCTAGCTTATAAAAAGGTTATGTCAATCCACAAGAGGCTTCCACCAGGTGGAATCCTCGTATTTGTCACTGGACAACGGGAAGTGGAGTACTTGTGTAAGAAACTGCGAAGAGCATCCAAGGTGCAAACTGCTAAGAATCCTGGGAAAACTGATGGTGAAGACAATGGTCCATGCCCAAAAGTAGATGAAAAGGAAATTTTTGAAGCATATGATATTGACAGAGATGAACCCGAGCACCGATATGACATGTTTTCCTCGTATGATGACGATGGTATGTATGATGACGATGGTATGAATGTTGAGACAAATATTGATTCTTCTGACAACGAAACGGAGAGCGAAATGGATACTGAAACCGATGACGAAGAGTCTGTTACTATTGAAACTACAGAAGAGGATGTTCCAGTATTAGCATTTTTGAAAGATGCTGAGAGCTCATCTGCGTTGAAGGCATCATTTGGAGCTTTGTCGGGAATACCAAATGTGCTGGAAAGTGTCGAGGAATTAAGTGATGCTAAATGTGAAGAAAAGACCAGCACTTCACTTCGTTGTTTTAGTAAATGCACAGAACATAAGCCTGTTTCACATGGTAGACTTCGTGTCTTGCCACTTTATGCAAAGTTATCAGCTTCACAACAGCTTCAAGTGTTTGAAGATGTCCCAGAGGGGGAAAGATTAGTTGTGGTGGCAACTAATGTTGCCGAAACCTCTCTAACAATTCCAGGCATAAAATATGTAGTTGATACTGGAAAAGAAAAGGTTAAGAATTATGATCATGCTACTGGGATGTCAAGTTATGATGTCCAATGGATAAGCAAGGCATCAGCATCCCAGCGTGCTGGAAGAGCAGGAAGAACAGGGCCTGGCCACTGTTACCGTCTCTACTCAGCTGCAGCATATGGTAAAGATGATTTATTCCCTGAATTCGCTGAACCTCAGATTAAGAAAATTCCAGTTGAAGGTGTTGTCCTGATGCTCAAGTTCATGTCTATTGATAAGGTGCTGCAGCATATGGTTAATAATTTCTCTATCAGATAATAATATTTTTCTTAGCCTTTATTTTTAGCTCATACAAAACATATGCTGAATTTCAGGTTGAGAACTTTCCTTTCCCAACACCACCAAACAAGGAAAGTTTGGTTGAAGCTGAGCGTTGCTTAAAGACATTGGAAGCACTTCATAGTGATGGAAAACTTACACCTATGGGCAAGGCAATGGCACAGTACCCCATGAGCCCAAGACATTCTCGTCTTCTTCTTACAGTGATTAAGAATTTGAAGAATAAGCAGCAAGGCTTTGCTAGATCTAACTTCATATTAGGatatgctgctgctgctgcatcaGGTTTGAATTTTACTAATCCTTTTCTCAAGCAATTGGATGAATGTGACACTTATGGTGAATCAGTAGAAAACACTAATCTGGAAGCTAATGGTCCATGGGAAAGGAAGAGACAGAAGAAGCTCAAGGCTGTGGTTAGAGAGGCACGGGAAAAGTTTTCTAACCCTAGCAGTGATGCTTTAACCATCGCTCGTGCCCTGCAGTTCTTTGAGTTGTCAGAAAACCCAGTGGAATTCTGCAGAGCCAATTCACTTCATCTTAAAACCATGGAAGAGATGTCAAAGTTGAGAAAGCAGCTTCTGCAGTTAATATTTCGCCATAGCAAATGGTGCGAGGAGTTTGCTTGGAATTCGGGTGACTCTGCTGAGGTTGAACGGGCCTGGAGGAACGAGCCCAGTATATTGCAGTTGAATGAAGAGGAACTTCTTGGGCAAGGAATTTGCGCTGGATGGGCTGATAGAGTTGCAAGGAGGATTCACACCTATTTGAAACCATCAGAAGACGATCGAAAGGTTCGAGCCGTTCGTTATCAGTCTTGTGCACTTGATGATACAATATATCTGCACCGATCATCATCTGTCGCCCAAGTTGCCCCAGAGCTTGTAGTTTACTCGGAGCTACTTAGTACAAAGAGGCTATACATGCACGGTGTAACGACCGTAAAGCCAGGGTGGCTTTTGAAGTATGCTAGTTCCCTCTGCACCTTCTCTGCACCGTTGGAAGATCCGAAGCCGTACTATGACCCACTGAACGACCAAGTCTACTGCTACGTTAGCCCGGTCTTCTCTCGTCATAACTGGCAGCTTCCGTTGCACAGTTTACCTATCAAAGACGGTGCGAGCCGGCTGCAGGTGTTTGCATGCGCGTTGCTTAAAGGGGACGTCCTGCCATGTCTACGGGACGCCAAGGATTTCCTCGCGCTGTCACCATCCGCTGTGTTGGGGCCTGCCAGGCAACGGAGAGTGGGAGATCTTCTTAGCAGGATGAAGATCGGTCCGAAGTTAGTCGACAGCAGGGCAGCACTGAGAGGCGTGTGGAATTTTGATCCTGGTTTTCTCTAtcctgagctcaagttgtggtacCAGGATAGATTCCATGACCAGTTTGACTTGGTGTGGGAGCAGATGCACCAACAGGTTCTCCTTGAGGGGCGCAAGCTTTTCCCAAAGAGGTCCAAGAAAGTTAAAGGCTAGGCCAAAATTTTTGGTGCAGTTGGTTGGCTGGCAGAAGCTTTTTTGTGTGTGTGGTTTTAAGGAATAGATACGAGAGATGCAGTGAGACATCATGCACAAGCAGTTTTGTCTAGACATTTTGCCTTGATCTGGATTTGTTCCATTGCATCTCCGTGTTGAACTGTTGATGTACACCGTTCCTCTGCAAGCAACCTTCACCCTGCCATCTGTGTCAGAAATGTTTTCTGATCCAACCATTTGCTCAAAACCTTGAACCTGAAAAATATCCTGATATCCAACCATCGCCATGGCCCATGGGGATTGGAGGGAATTGGCTTCGAGTGAGGGCCAGGGGTAGGATTCGCCAGAAACAAACAG is a genomic window of Zea mays cultivar B73 chromosome 5, Zm-B73-REFERENCE-NAM-5.0, whole genome shotgun sequence containing:
- the LOC103627696 gene encoding ATP-dependent RNA helicase DEAH13 isoform X2, which gives rise to MKDLVKAIECQPIMGFGAGIPEPETEEPSDDAHMLTNQKIQLSIPSCSGAELDLQGKELGQGQHSVQECINPPIVVPVSRLHEVEKARRDLPIIMMEQEIMEAIYENSVVILCGETGCGKTTQVPQFLYEAGFGTSDRADRKGMIGITQPRRVAVHATAKRVSYELGLKLGREVGFQVRHDRKVGSECSIKFMTDGILLREIQGDFLLKRYSVIILDEAHERSLNTDILIGMLSRIIKIRKDLYAKQQEKLRSGFKIKPEDKISQLKVVLMSATLQLKDFISNRRLFGVIPPAVKVPVRQFPVSVHFSKRTHDDYLGLAYKKVMSIHKRLPPGGILVFVTGQREVEYLCKKLRRASKVQTAKNPGKTDGEDNGPCPKVDEKEIFEAYDIDRDEPEHRYDMFSSYDDDGMYDDDGMNVETNIDSSDNETESEMDTETDDEESVTIETTEEDVPVLAFLKDAESSSALKASFGALSGIPNVLESVEELSDAKCEEKTSTSLRCFSKCTEHKPVSHGRLRVLPLYAKLSASQQLQVFEDVPEGERLVVVATNVAETSLTIPGIKYVVDTGKEKVKNYDHATGMSSYDVQWISKASASQRAGRAGRTGPGHCYRLYSAAAYGKDDLFPEFAEPQIKKIPVEGVVLMLKFMSIDKVENFPFPTPPNKESLVEAERCLKTLEALHSDGKLTPMGKAMAQYPMSPRHSRLLLTVIKNLKNKQQGFARSNFILGYAAAAASGLNFTNPFLKQLDECDTYGESVENTNLEANGPWERKRQKKLKAVVREAREKFSNPSSDALTIARALQFFELSENPVEFCRANSLHLKTMEEMSKLRKQLLQLIFRHSKWCEEFAWNSGDSAEVERAWRNEPSILQLNEEELLGQGICAGWADRVARRIHTYLKPSEDDRKVRAVRYQSCALDDTIYLHRSSSVAQVAPELVVYSELLSTKRLYMHGVTTVKPGWLLKYASSLCTFSAPLEDPKPYYDPLNDQVYCYVSPVFSRHNWQLPLHSLPIKDGASRLQVFACALLKGDVLPCLRDAKDFLALSPSAVLGPARQRRVGDLLSRMKIGPKLVDSRAALRGVWNFDPGFLYPELKLWYQDRFHDQFDLVWEQMHQQVLLEGRKLFPKRSKKVKG
- the LOC103627696 gene encoding ATP-dependent RNA helicase DEAH13 isoform X1 — translated: MEDSNALILPCKRKNKAQVKAKDGKKAKKEDPKMSKTKLKKLQKLEEEKKKKLLQAKSIEVLQKHKISEDAYSLLHASGTIGQAETLKEKRRRAVQFSKAGLDVPEELSLFKKSGGTKVPENSDVGEQVSPLKFVEPAPIVDSGRECNNKMKDLVKAIECQPIMGFGAGIPEPETEEPSDDAHMLTNQKIQLSIPSCSGAELDLQGKELGQGQHSVQECINPPIVVPVSRLHEVEKARRDLPIIMMEQEIMEAIYENSVVILCGETGCGKTTQVPQFLYEAGFGTSDRADRKGMIGITQPRRVAVHATAKRVSYELGLKLGREVGFQVRHDRKVGSECSIKFMTDGILLREIQGDFLLKRYSVIILDEAHERSLNTDILIGMLSRIIKIRKDLYAKQQEKLRSGFKIKPEDKISQLKVVLMSATLQLKDFISNRRLFGVIPPAVKVPVRQFPVSVHFSKRTHDDYLGLAYKKVMSIHKRLPPGGILVFVTGQREVEYLCKKLRRASKVQTAKNPGKTDGEDNGPCPKVDEKEIFEAYDIDRDEPEHRYDMFSSYDDDGMYDDDGMNVETNIDSSDNETESEMDTETDDEESVTIETTEEDVPVLAFLKDAESSSALKASFGALSGIPNVLESVEELSDAKCEEKTSTSLRCFSKCTEHKPVSHGRLRVLPLYAKLSASQQLQVFEDVPEGERLVVVATNVAETSLTIPGIKYVVDTGKEKVKNYDHATGMSSYDVQWISKASASQRAGRAGRTGPGHCYRLYSAAAYGKDDLFPEFAEPQIKKIPVEGVVLMLKFMSIDKVENFPFPTPPNKESLVEAERCLKTLEALHSDGKLTPMGKAMAQYPMSPRHSRLLLTVIKNLKNKQQGFARSNFILGYAAAAASGLNFTNPFLKQLDECDTYGESVENTNLEANGPWERKRQKKLKAVVREAREKFSNPSSDALTIARALQFFELSENPVEFCRANSLHLKTMEEMSKLRKQLLQLIFRHSKWCEEFAWNSGDSAEVERAWRNEPSILQLNEEELLGQGICAGWADRVARRIHTYLKPSEDDRKVRAVRYQSCALDDTIYLHRSSSVAQVAPELVVYSELLSTKRLYMHGVTTVKPGWLLKYASSLCTFSAPLEDPKPYYDPLNDQVYCYVSPVFSRHNWQLPLHSLPIKDGASRLQVFACALLKGDVLPCLRDAKDFLALSPSAVLGPARQRRVGDLLSRMKIGPKLVDSRAALRGVWNFDPGFLYPELKLWYQDRFHDQFDLVWEQMHQQVLLEGRKLFPKRSKKVKG